The region CTGATGATAACTCTTGATTAACCTTAACTGGCACTTTAAATGCCCAAGTTCCCCATGTGGTTTGTGATTCATCATCAATATGATTGGCACAATTTTCTACGACAATTTTCTTTGTTTGGAAGGTAAACTCTTCTGGAATTTCTCCTGATCCTAAATAGTACTGCTCCACGCCAACAAACGTATGCTCATCAATAAATTTTCCTTCAAATCCTGAAATTCCGATTACCTCTAATTCCGCATCAAAATCAACTTTACTATAGGCCTCTTCTACAAGCAGTTGATTCACCTCAATGACCTGATTCTTTGCTTCTCCAACGATGTAGGATAAATGTTCAAATGGTTTCTCACTCTCCACGACATACGTTACATATAAAAACTGTCCATCACTAAAAATTTCCGACAACGTCATCGCAATTCCATTCGAATAGGCGGTTTCATTCACTGATGTTGCATACTCTGAATAATTACCTGGGAAGTACAAATTCTTTTCAATTGACTCAAAGACATTACCAATAACTGGTAACTTAGAAGCTACTGCTGGATTCGTGAATCCAAGTCCTAGTGTAATCGTAAGCCCCGCTGCTAATCCTACTCCTACCTTTTTCACACGTCCTAATTTCTTTGTACGTTTCATCATCATCGCCTGCTTAACTCCTTCATTAATCACATCGTCTAATTGATTGGGTAAAGAAATCTCATCATATTTATTCATTAAAACATCCTCCCTTTAATAAAACATTTAACTCCTCTTTCGCGCGTCTTAAATGACTTTTTACGGTATTTAGCGGTAACTCCATCAAATCGGCTATCTCTTTTTCTTTATAATCATTAAAAAACTTTAAAATAATTACCATTTTATACTCAGGCCGTAATCGATCCATTGCTTCATACAAATCTAACTTTTGTTCAATCGAAATTCCTTTGTTAACCTCCTGAATATCAACCTGATCTAATAATGGCATCACATCCTGCTGCTTCTTGATTTCCTTTAAAGCCACATGAATCAAAATTTTCGTCATCCATGTCTTAAAATAATCGGGATTCTTTAATTGATGAATCTTCATCAATCCTAAATAGGTCATCTCTCCAACAATATCAAGGGCTACTTGTTGCTCCTTCACATAACTAAAGGCCATTTTATAAAAATAGGCTTTATGACGCTTAAGTAGTTCACCATAAGCATCATGATCTCCTCTTATCGCCTTTTTAGCTAACTGCCTCTCACTGACTTCCTCTACTTTTTTAACCCAAGGTATTACTAATACACGATCCATATCCTACGCCTAACCTTTCTTTGATACCATGCTATCATAATTGACACCTATTAGAGAGATAAACAGGATAAAAAGTTGCAAGAAAATAAAAAAAATAACCATTCACAAACCGAATGATTATTTTGAGTGATTTAAATGATGCCCAATCGCAGCTCCACCAAAATAATTGATTAAGCAAGCTAAGACGCCTGGCATTAACACAAATAATCCAGGCATGAAAAGGACTAAAAGACTTAATCCAATACTCCACAAGAAAATAAAAAGAGATTGAAGAAGATAAGCATGTGACATAAAGAGAGCATTTTTTAAAAGTTGAAAAATTGATGTTTCATAACGTGAGAATAATAAGAGAATAAAGGCCGTTAAGACGACAAGTTCAAAAATTAGGATAATGATAAACAGCCAGGCAAGCGTCATTTTTTGCAGTAATGAACGATATCCGATGAATAGATAAAACAAACTTCCAAACCAAAAAATTCCGAGAATAAGAAGAAGCGGGAATGACATTTTAAAGTTTTGACGATAACTTTTATAAAAATCAGCACCTACTTGAATCTCTTCCCCTCTTAGCTTTTTCCCGCAAACAAATAAGAGCGCCGTTGTTGAAGTCACGATTGTTACAATTGGTAAACATCCCACAAACCATAAGACA is a window of Turicibacter sanguinis DNA encoding:
- a CDS encoding DUF4179 domain-containing protein, giving the protein MNKYDEISLPNQLDDVINEGVKQAMMMKRTKKLGRVKKVGVGLAAGLTITLGLGFTNPAVASKLPVIGNVFESIEKNLYFPGNYSEYATSVNETAYSNGIAMTLSEIFSDGQFLYVTYVVESEKPFEHLSYIVGEAKNQVIEVNQLLVEEAYSKVDFDAELEVIGISGFEGKFIDEHTFVGVEQYYLGSGEIPEEFTFQTKKIVVENCANHIDDESQTTWGTWAFKVPVKVNQELSSVTVVEGVNANGASIEQISMTPFGVIVDATIPEEDWSRYDIRVFDETGEELQMSQLRYLGNQGVKGIYRASKTKTGTFKVVIEKQIWIPTGEDSYEHHESETILESLITIK
- a CDS encoding sigma-70 family RNA polymerase sigma factor, yielding MDRVLVIPWVKKVEEVSERQLAKKAIRGDHDAYGELLKRHKAYFYKMAFSYVKEQQVALDIVGEMTYLGLMKIHQLKNPDYFKTWMTKILIHVALKEIKKQQDVMPLLDQVDIQEVNKGISIEQKLDLYEAMDRLRPEYKMVIILKFFNDYKEKEIADLMELPLNTVKSHLRRAKEELNVLLKGGCFNE
- a CDS encoding DUF624 domain-containing protein, whose protein sequence is MGIFNADRPLGKMLADAYDLMLLSVLWFVGCLPIVTIVTSTTALLFVCGKKLRGEEIQVGADFYKSYRQNFKMSFPLLLILGIFWFGSLFYLFIGYRSLLQKMTLAWLFIIILIFELVVLTAFILLLFSRYETSIFQLLKNALFMSHAYLLQSLFIFLWSIGLSLLVLFMPGLFVLMPGVLACLINYFGGAAIGHHLNHSK